Genomic DNA from Geotrypetes seraphini chromosome 7, aGeoSer1.1, whole genome shotgun sequence:
CCATATAATCCTAATCCTGCCATAAATATCCTTTTATCGACAGCAAATTGGATGCTATCACAGCGACCTCGATATCTCCACTGGTTGCTGCGGTATGCAGAGGATTGAAATCTGTGACATTTCTGTGGTACAAGGCCTTTTCTTTTTGTAAGCGGAAATTCTAGCTTGGGCTTATTGGTAGCTGTATACCACAAGAATATGTTATGTGTTTCCTCTAGGGTTAGAATGTCTGATTGGGCAGCTCCATCGGCATATTCTTCCAGTGTCATAGTTGGAACCCGTACCAAATATAAAGCTTTTCCTAGCACTTTTCTTTTGTTCCTTGGCGTAATGGGCAGCCCTTGTCTCCTGCATTCAGCTACTGCCCAGTTGATAACGGACTGAAAAACTACTGCTTCTTTTATGTTCAGCGTTTCACGAGTCACAATAATCTCTAGAGTTTGCTGGTCTATTTCGCAAAAACCTTCCGACATCAATGCTAATTCTGCTTGAGCATCAATCACTTCCCAACAGCGCTGGGTCAATTCTGGCTCTTCAAAAAGTCTGCTCTGGGACAGCAGAACACAAGCATTCTTGGCCTCCAAACTTGTCTCCAGAAAATTGACGCAGGCCTTAGCCAAAGCAGGTACAATGTATTTCTTGGCAGCATATAAAGTAGCAAGCACGGTATCTGCTCCCAAGTCAATCTCATCGCTGTACATGTATctagaaaaaacacaaaaatgtaTGTAATAAGTGCAagccataatttaaaaaaacaaactaaaatacAATGGTAATGTAAGAGCTGTTTTAAAATAATCGTGCCTAGGTTCTCAAGAAGTCGCATTAAAAACTGATGGGTCACTGTCGCAGCCATTATAGTagcgatttttttaaaaagcgagtcattcttcCCTCCAAAAAAACAAATGCTCAAGCAAATGAGGTTGTTGGAGATTTGCTAAATTTActtgtgcccattgctggtgagagcgatgggcacatgcgcagaataaatccAAACCCCCTCctaaaaaaataacaacaaatcGAGCCACTGAAGTCAAGCAACACAACCCCATGGCAGCAGGAAAGATATCCACACCCGCCCCtgtagtgggagagatgcccacccaCTCTATCCTGTCACCACGTAACACACCCTCCCCcatagtgggagagatgcccacccaCTTTCATCTGTCACCAAACAACTGCACtaccctgggatgcaccagggaagggcctgaggctctgattggcccaggttgtttaatgcccctcctatgggaggggcctaagtgcctgggccaatcagaggtgaagggccttaaacaacctgggccaatcagagcctcaggcccctccccagtgcattccaagggaggggggagaggtgcaGTTGCTTGGCAGTGTGAGGGAGTAGGTATCTTTCCCACTGccggggggggaggtgttgggagagagtgggcatctctcccactgcttagGGAGTGTTGGATGGGCgtgttgcttggcagcaggagagaatgggcatatcTCCCACTGGAGGGGGAGGTTATTACTGTCGGCGACATGGCaggagagaatgagcatctctcctgccgattttcaatttggtgggtttttttgtttttttttaattgacatgGGGGTTAGTTAGCAGTGTTGGGTGATTGTGTGATGTGGCAGGAGACAATGGGCATCTCTTCTGACaatcttcaatttgtttttttattactttaatttgcattggggcgggggaggggggtgtctgagctgtcaaacttaACTTTTGATCAGAACGTAAGGCAataacagctcagacctgtcagtaaATTTTGGATGCAAATATGGCACAAGGTTAGAGAATCATTTGccgattatagagaatcgctcggagtgatcatttcaatattaatgaccttgttctACTACggttgcatggcagtatcggagactgctagaaagctctgAAAAGACCTCCCTAAGCCATTGTGATAGTCCGCCGCTAAAATatgtgcatgctaaatcagctgGAACCTATTTAGCGAGCACAAAGGCAGAtttttgttttgagaatctgATCCTCAGCACAGTAACTCTAACAATACCTCAGCCCATGCTTGGCTCTGGGAGCCATTTATAAAAGCTAGGGACACCCTCAAAATGTTTGACAAGAAGGACCACATGACATCATGATGAGGGCTAGGAAGGGTTCCTTCTTGTAGTCTGTAAAatggtggagggggagagagagagtatgGCCAATAACTATTTTCCATAGTTAGATTAGTTTGTGCAATTAATAAGGAGCTTATTTATTTCACTCCCTCAGCATCTGCCCTGGTAGACTCATATTGGGGTCATTGCTGCTCCCTCTGAAAGAATATTTTGATTTAGTTCACATCTTTTTGATTGTGAATGTAACAACTTCAACTACCATACAGTAGATATTTCCCAGAAGGTTTGCAGTTAATTTGTGCATGAGGCAGCAGAGGGTGCAGTGCCTTGCCCAAGGTTACAAGGCATTGCAACTGGAAAAGTTGAAACAGAAGTACCAGCATCTTAAGTATATACAAAGATTTTGAGCCTGTGTCCTTTCCTTGCTAGCGATCTCATGATCAGCAGGAAAGAAAGTTCAACTAGCCCGGTTTTTCTATGCTTACATTTCCAGAATTTGTTTTGGAGTGAGCAACAGGAAAGTAACCCAATTCTGTCACAGGCCCCATAAAATTCATCTGCAACTTGTAGTTTGTGTACTCCTTTATGGAGGCATCAGCAAGTAAGAGGAAAAGGCAGAACGTGACATTAATATTTGATTCAATGTACTTtccttatgggcagactggatgggccatttggtctttatctgccatcattgttTTTGTGTTTCTAATTGCAAGACAGCTTCATAGTTGTATCTAGGTAACAAAACTTTTAGGTTTTATTTAGATCTACTGTGAACAGATTATAGGGGGGAAGCTTAAAGAGTGATGTTAATCTGCAGATGAAATGCACATTTTGTAGACTTGTGTAATGATCACTTACTTTAACAGAATTAGAAAGGCTGCAGGTTCCACATCTGGTATATGGATTTCAGATTTAACCTCTGCCAGGTCACCATAAAACATAGCATAGAAGACGGAACTACCCACTGCCAAAACATACTGTAAAAACAAAGGCATATTTTGTTCAGCCacactacattttgatttataTACTTCCAGAGGATTAAAGATTCTGATTTAAATATCAAGGATAGTTTAGCTGTAGTGTAGTCAAAATACCATAAGCTAAACATATGTTGAGTGGTTAACAGACCTTATGTGCAGGAACCCTCTTTGATGCTCCGGGTGGGCCCACAATGAAATATATATCAGCCATGAGTTCGTTGTTGAACATCAGTGCgttccttaaaaaaaaacacaaaactatTGCAGCATTTTTCAGGCAACTGGATTTAACATTTACCTACTTAGTTTTTAACATTCTAATATGCTGCCTTACTATCTTCATCTTTTAGGTGATCTCATACCTAACTCCTTCCCAGTCATGAGCACAAGTGCGATTTTGGGTATCTCCAGATCCGAAGTTGTAAATAAACTAAACACTGAttgctaagggggggggggagggggtgctgtcAATTGTCCTCTATCTAGCATTTGAGGTAAGAGGCAAGAGCTGCAACTGCATACCAGGCGCCATAAATTGATGCCGCTAGGCTGGCCCTACATAATCTTACCTTTCCCGCAGGGTGGGATGGAAGGACTGCCAGTTGTTGCTCTCGATGTTGTTGTTGTTAAGGTTTTGCAGTTGTGGAGGCGGTGGTGGAGGACTCTGCTGAAGTTGAAGGGCGTTCTTCTTGGTATTGGTCGTCACTGCAGTACTGTTACTGTTTGTAATACTGGTGTTTGCGCTGCCTGGGTAAACTTCTGCAGCCATTTTCTTCAGAGACGGGGGTACTATTTCACAGCATGCTGGAATCTTGCCGTTTGACTTCACGCTCTTTTTAGACTGTCTTAAGGTTTCTGGAAGCAGAAGAAAGAAAGTCAAACACTTCATGATCCTGCCATGGAGGCAACCATAAGACAATGGCATGAGCAATACAAATAAATCGTTTCTAAATGAAAGTCCATCTATCCATAAATGAAATTGAGGATTATTTCTCCTAAAATATTATGTGAATTAGCTGCAGAATTATATAGCAGCGTTATTCCCAAGATGTTCAATGATATTCTGATTTGAAATATCCTCAGCCTCTGTGAAAATGATAGGGAAAATCTGCAGTGAAGTGATTGGGAAACAAGGTAAAGAATAATACCTATAGACGCTGGAAACTCAAGCGACGAATCAGCAGGAAAGTGGCATCCTCGTCCTCGGAATGTTTACTT
This window encodes:
- the LOC117364081 gene encoding BTB/POZ domain-containing protein 6-like isoform X1, with protein sequence MPLSYGCLHGRIMKCLTFFLLLPETLRQSKKSVKSNGKIPACCEIVPPSLKKMAAEVYPGSANTSITNSNSTAVTTNTKKNALQLQQSPPPPPPQLQNLNNNNIESNNWQSFHPTLRERNALMFNNELMADIYFIVGPPGASKRVPAHKYVLAVGSSVFYAMFYGDLAEVKSEIHIPDVEPAAFLILLKYMYSDEIDLGADTVLATLYAAKKYIVPALAKACVNFLETSLEAKNACVLLSQSRLFEEPELTQRCWEVIDAQAELALMSEGFCEIDQQTLEIIVTRETLNIKEAVVFQSVINWAVAECRRQGLPITPRNKRKVLGKALYLVRVPTMTLEEYADGAAQSDILTLEETHNIFLWYTATNKPKLEFPLTKRKGLVPQKCHRFQSSAYRSNQWRYRGRCDSIQFAVDKRIFMAGLGLYGSSCGKAEYTVKIELKRQGLVLAQNMTKFISDGSSNTFSVWFEHPVQVEQDTFYNVSAILDGNELSYFGQEGMTEVQCGKVTFQFQCSSDSTNGTGVQGGQIPELIFYA
- the LOC117364081 gene encoding BTB/POZ domain-containing protein 6-like isoform X2 produces the protein MAAEVYPGSANTSITNSNSTAVTTNTKKNALQLQQSPPPPPPQLQNLNNNNIESNNWQSFHPTLRERNALMFNNELMADIYFIVGPPGASKRVPAHKYVLAVGSSVFYAMFYGDLAEVKSEIHIPDVEPAAFLILLKYMYSDEIDLGADTVLATLYAAKKYIVPALAKACVNFLETSLEAKNACVLLSQSRLFEEPELTQRCWEVIDAQAELALMSEGFCEIDQQTLEIIVTRETLNIKEAVVFQSVINWAVAECRRQGLPITPRNKRKVLGKALYLVRVPTMTLEEYADGAAQSDILTLEETHNIFLWYTATNKPKLEFPLTKRKGLVPQKCHRFQSSAYRSNQWRYRGRCDSIQFAVDKRIFMAGLGLYGSSCGKAEYTVKIELKRQGLVLAQNMTKFISDGSSNTFSVWFEHPVQVEQDTFYNVSAILDGNELSYFGQEGMTEVQCGKVTFQFQCSSDSTNGTGVQGGQIPELIFYA